In a single window of the Streptomyces cinnabarinus genome:
- a CDS encoding acyl carrier protein has product MSIAPETRAARHAEPVDRPSPRGKSPDLEPWLTGRVAFHLRKAAEEIDPDTPLADYGIDSVAAISICGEIEEKYRIPVSPTIAYDFPTVHAIAAHLADRLADRAADGGNPS; this is encoded by the coding sequence ATGAGCATCGCCCCCGAAACCCGCGCCGCCCGTCACGCCGAGCCGGTGGACCGGCCCTCGCCCCGCGGAAAATCACCCGACCTCGAACCGTGGCTGACCGGGCGGGTCGCCTTCCATCTGCGCAAGGCGGCCGAGGAGATCGACCCGGACACCCCGCTCGCCGACTACGGCATCGACTCCGTCGCGGCGATCAGCATCTGCGGCGAGATCGAGGAGAAGTACCGGATCCCGGTGTCCCCCACGATCGCGTACGACTTCCCGACCGTCCACGCGATCGCCGCCCATCTCGCCGACCGGCTGGCCGACCGGGCGGCGGACGGCGGGAACCCGTCATGA
- a CDS encoding MFS transporter, with product MTTQSRRKPFDHTAQTGHPHRWRVLAVLLVGLLLVVLDTSILNVALKTLAEPAPEGLGASPGALQWSIDSYTLVFAALLLTTGALADRWGRKRVLLAGLAVFGACSLWSAYARSADELIVARAGLGVGAALVLPATLAIIMAVFPPAERAQAIGLWAGAAGLAVALGPITGGALLEHFWWGSVFLINLPIVLIGAVAALVVVPESKDPARGGLDPLGAVLSVAGLTSLVYGVIRGGESDHWAQAAVWAPILAGLLILGLFALWEHRTARPALDVALFTVRRFSAAVTVIGLVFFALLGATFFLVFYLQSVRGWTPLEAGFLLLPLALAQLACSAPATLLAKRIGAGPVCATGMLLTSLAFLAVAGIDERTEVWVIESVLFVMGLGIACVMPPATSAAMSAVSQDRAGTGSAVTTTFRQVGGALGVAVLGSVLSAAYRSRIEEHLGPLPAPVRDSARESIATTLTVAKELGPRGAPLAGRAVDAFVAAMHLTALVAAGVTLLGAFVSLLFLPSRTSAGAPGAQEAVTREVHTTEV from the coding sequence GTGACAACTCAGTCCCGCCGCAAGCCCTTTGACCACACGGCACAGACCGGGCATCCGCACCGCTGGCGCGTTCTCGCGGTGCTCCTGGTCGGCCTGCTGCTCGTGGTCCTGGACACGTCGATCCTCAACGTGGCCCTGAAGACCCTGGCCGAGCCCGCGCCCGAGGGCCTCGGCGCCTCGCCCGGCGCGTTGCAGTGGTCCATCGACTCCTACACCCTCGTCTTCGCCGCGCTGCTCCTCACCACCGGCGCGCTCGCCGACCGCTGGGGACGAAAACGCGTCCTGCTGGCCGGACTCGCCGTCTTCGGCGCCTGCTCCCTGTGGTCCGCCTACGCCCGCAGCGCCGACGAACTGATCGTCGCGCGGGCGGGGTTGGGGGTCGGGGCCGCCCTGGTGCTGCCAGCCACTCTGGCGATCATCATGGCCGTCTTCCCGCCCGCCGAGCGTGCCCAGGCCATCGGTCTGTGGGCCGGTGCCGCCGGACTCGCCGTCGCGCTCGGGCCGATCACCGGCGGCGCGCTGCTCGAACACTTCTGGTGGGGCTCGGTGTTCCTGATCAACCTGCCCATCGTGCTGATCGGCGCGGTGGCCGCCCTCGTCGTCGTCCCCGAGTCCAAGGACCCCGCCCGCGGCGGCCTGGACCCGCTCGGCGCCGTGCTCTCCGTCGCCGGGCTCACCTCGCTGGTGTACGGCGTGATCCGGGGCGGGGAGTCCGACCACTGGGCGCAGGCCGCCGTGTGGGCGCCGATCCTCGCCGGCCTGCTGATCCTGGGCCTGTTCGCCCTGTGGGAGCACCGCACCGCACGGCCCGCGCTGGACGTCGCCCTGTTCACCGTCCGCCGCTTCTCGGCCGCCGTGACCGTCATCGGCCTGGTCTTCTTCGCCCTGCTCGGCGCCACCTTCTTCCTGGTGTTCTATCTGCAGAGCGTGCGCGGCTGGACGCCGCTGGAGGCCGGGTTCCTGCTACTGCCCCTGGCCCTGGCCCAGTTGGCCTGCTCGGCACCGGCCACGCTCCTGGCCAAGCGGATCGGGGCCGGGCCGGTGTGCGCCACCGGCATGCTGCTCACCTCACTCGCCTTCCTCGCCGTGGCCGGCATCGACGAGCGGACCGAGGTGTGGGTCATCGAATCCGTCCTGTTCGTCATGGGCCTCGGCATCGCCTGCGTGATGCCGCCCGCGACCTCGGCCGCCATGTCCGCCGTCTCCCAGGACCGGGCGGGCACCGGCTCGGCGGTCACCACCACCTTCCGGCAGGTGGGCGGCGCCCTCGGCGTCGCCGTCCTGGGCTCGGTCCTCTCCGCCGCCTACCGCTCCCGGATCGAGGAGCACCTCGGGCCACTGCCCGCCCCGGTCCGCGACAGCGCGCGGGAGTCCATCGCCACCACCCTCACCGTCGCCAAGGAACTGGGCCCGCGCGGTGCGCCGCTGGCCGGCCGGGCCGTGGACGCGTTCGTCGCAGCCATGCACCTCACGGCCCTCGTCGCCGCCGGCGTCACCCTGCTCGGTGCCTTCGTCAGCCTGCTGTTCCTGCCCTCCCGTACCTCCGCCGGAGCCCCCGGCGCCCAGGAGGCGGTTACGCGAGAAGTCCACACCACGGAGGTCTGA
- a CDS encoding TetR/AcrR family transcriptional regulator translates to MPHVDPPTAGPGPSPRGGRQRDPAADQAILHSTLGLLSEGCSFGDLSMDLVAQRAGVARATIYRRWRNKEELVLAALGSLDLPVPPLDGLSLRERLVALVDQLRHRGQDTHLHRLIGSLLGEAVRRPQLVERFENTVVAARHEALLRVLTDGIDSGELRADLDLDDAVEILTGPMAARLILRQRPVESAAFAERIVDTFLNGTRTIRAGTSPATPPEHLPRPEEPLP, encoded by the coding sequence ATGCCCCACGTCGACCCACCCACGGCCGGCCCGGGACCCTCACCCCGGGGCGGCCGTCAGCGCGACCCCGCCGCCGACCAGGCGATCCTGCACAGCACCCTGGGCCTGCTCAGCGAGGGGTGCAGCTTCGGCGACCTGTCCATGGACCTGGTCGCCCAGCGCGCGGGCGTCGCCCGGGCCACCATCTACCGCCGCTGGCGCAACAAGGAGGAACTGGTGCTGGCCGCACTGGGCAGCCTGGACCTGCCCGTGCCGCCACTGGACGGACTCAGCCTGCGCGAGCGGCTGGTGGCGCTCGTCGACCAGCTCCGCCACCGCGGTCAGGACACCCACCTGCACCGGCTGATCGGCAGCCTGCTCGGCGAGGCCGTACGCCGCCCGCAGCTCGTGGAGCGCTTCGAGAACACCGTCGTCGCCGCCCGGCACGAGGCGCTCCTGCGGGTCCTGACGGACGGCATCGACAGCGGTGAACTCCGCGCCGACCTCGACCTCGACGACGCCGTCGAGATCCTCACCGGCCCGATGGCCGCCCGCCTGATCCTGCGCCAACGCCCCGTGGAATCAGCGGCGTTCGCCGAACGCATCGTCGACACGTTTCTGAACGGAACCCGCACGATCCGGGCCGGCACCAGCCCGGCCACCCCACCGGAGCACCTCCCTCGACCAGAGGAGCCGCTGCCATGA
- a CDS encoding type I polyketide synthase encodes MSVREPIAVVGLDCRFPGARDAQEYWALLMDGRDGTGHVPEERWDAERYHLAAPSAPDTAHDSRPPGRSNTVRGGFLHDPDAFDPAFFGIAPREAAAMDPQQRLLLQCSWRAIEDAAMAPQDLAGTATGVFVGVMANEWAFLALGDYDRITARHGSGNGYFMGANRVSYHLDLKGPSLAVDTACSSSLVAVHLAMNSLRWGECDHALVAGTNLIMTPAINIFYTQAGLSAPDGRCKPFSAAADGIGRAEGVAVLVLRRLSDALADRQPVYAVLKETGSNQDGRSNGITAPNRWAQEQLIESVWQRAGITADDIGFIEAHGTGTLLGDFIEAQALGRLTSGRGGGSVALGSVKSNFGHAEGAAGIAGLIKAVLALHHRTVPPSRYAQDENPRLDLPGQRLNLLRSPLRLGSGTVHAAVSSFGMGGSNAHAVLASAPRTTHRTRPGAPGVFTVSARGADRLRANLLAQADALARRPGDQLAQLCWTSNRVKSRLPHRVAVAAADLPTLVAGLREAAQRVDERGPAGTGRRAAPSVAFAFTGQGAQDPRTTASWYRSCPAYARHLDAMDQLLTPHTGRSVRDLLLDDDPELQRPGLLQPALFAVGYAMAATLAEAGIRPAYVIGHSIGEFAAACVAGALDPADAARLVARRGQLMETLPDDGGMLAVALDAAEAEPLLAGRQRLGLAAANGPRRTVISGDRGELAALTAELTERKVAARPLAVSHAFHSPLMVPVVEEFRRACADAADRRPNLPVFSTVYGRELADEETLDADYWAAQITAPVRFAEAALALLATDVTHVVEIGPAAVLTPLLSRLRTEAGSPVSLHTAHPGERAPGHRPQQLFGELWCAGLTPGWDVLYPESDRLPRRLPPYLFDDSFRAWRSGAAPTRPEPSAPPVPPGADSAVPPLTDRGEPCPPTPAGDEPDPLAALARLLVCRVGGHDPDLVHDDTRLHEDLGFDSIQAVELKARIEHELPRLGTLPVEELLESMRTVGDLVRYLHSRGLAGTAVTLTAEGTAR; translated from the coding sequence ATGAGCGTGCGCGAGCCCATCGCGGTCGTCGGTCTCGACTGCCGCTTTCCCGGCGCCCGCGACGCCCAGGAGTACTGGGCGCTGCTCATGGACGGACGCGACGGCACGGGCCACGTGCCCGAGGAGCGCTGGGACGCCGAGCGCTATCACCTCGCTGCCCCGTCCGCTCCGGACACCGCCCACGACAGCCGGCCGCCCGGCCGCAGCAACACCGTGCGCGGCGGCTTCCTCCACGACCCCGACGCCTTCGATCCCGCCTTCTTCGGCATCGCGCCACGCGAGGCCGCGGCGATGGACCCGCAGCAGCGGCTGCTGCTGCAGTGCTCGTGGCGGGCGATCGAGGACGCCGCGATGGCACCCCAGGACCTGGCCGGCACCGCGACCGGCGTGTTCGTCGGCGTGATGGCCAACGAGTGGGCGTTCCTGGCCCTCGGGGACTACGACCGGATCACCGCCCGCCACGGCTCCGGCAACGGCTACTTCATGGGCGCCAACCGCGTCTCGTACCACCTCGACCTCAAGGGGCCGAGCCTGGCCGTGGACACGGCCTGCTCCTCCTCGCTCGTCGCCGTCCACCTCGCCATGAACTCGCTGCGCTGGGGAGAGTGCGATCACGCCCTGGTGGCCGGCACCAACCTGATCATGACGCCGGCCATCAACATCTTCTACACCCAGGCCGGTCTCTCGGCGCCGGACGGCCGGTGCAAGCCGTTCAGCGCGGCGGCGGACGGGATCGGGCGCGCCGAAGGCGTGGCCGTGCTCGTACTGCGCCGCCTGAGCGACGCCCTGGCGGACCGTCAGCCGGTGTACGCCGTACTGAAGGAGACCGGGAGCAACCAGGACGGCCGCAGCAACGGCATCACCGCGCCCAACCGCTGGGCGCAGGAGCAGCTGATCGAGTCGGTGTGGCAGCGGGCCGGCATCACCGCCGACGACATCGGGTTCATCGAGGCGCACGGCACCGGCACCCTGCTCGGTGACTTCATCGAGGCCCAGGCGCTCGGCCGACTGACCAGCGGCCGCGGTGGCGGCAGCGTCGCGCTGGGCTCGGTCAAGAGCAACTTCGGGCACGCCGAGGGCGCGGCGGGCATCGCCGGGCTCATCAAGGCGGTCCTCGCGCTGCATCACCGTACGGTGCCGCCGAGCCGGTACGCCCAGGACGAGAACCCGCGACTCGACCTGCCCGGACAGCGGCTGAACCTGCTCAGGTCGCCGCTCCGGCTGGGCTCCGGCACCGTGCACGCCGCGGTCAGCAGCTTCGGCATGGGCGGCAGCAACGCCCACGCGGTGCTGGCCTCCGCGCCCCGGACCACCCATCGGACCCGTCCCGGGGCGCCGGGCGTGTTCACCGTCTCCGCCCGGGGCGCGGACCGGCTGCGGGCCAATCTGCTAGCCCAGGCCGACGCCCTCGCCCGCCGTCCGGGCGACCAGCTGGCGCAGCTGTGCTGGACCAGCAACCGGGTCAAGTCCCGGCTGCCGCACCGGGTGGCCGTCGCCGCCGCCGACCTGCCCACGCTGGTGGCGGGGCTGCGGGAGGCGGCACAGCGGGTGGACGAGAGGGGCCCGGCGGGCACCGGGCGGCGCGCGGCGCCGTCGGTGGCGTTCGCCTTCACCGGGCAGGGCGCACAGGACCCCCGGACCACCGCGTCCTGGTACCGGTCGTGCCCCGCCTACGCACGCCACCTCGACGCCATGGACCAGCTGCTCACCCCGCACACCGGGCGGTCGGTGCGGGATCTGCTCCTCGACGACGACCCGGAGTTGCAGCGCCCGGGACTGCTCCAGCCCGCGCTGTTCGCGGTCGGGTACGCAATGGCCGCCACCCTGGCCGAGGCCGGGATCAGGCCCGCCTACGTCATCGGGCACAGCATCGGCGAGTTCGCCGCCGCCTGCGTGGCCGGAGCGCTCGACCCGGCGGACGCCGCCCGACTGGTCGCCCGGCGCGGACAGCTGATGGAGACGCTGCCCGACGACGGCGGGATGCTCGCGGTGGCCCTCGACGCCGCGGAGGCCGAGCCGCTGCTCGCGGGACGGCAGCGGCTCGGTCTGGCCGCCGCCAACGGCCCCCGCCGCACCGTGATCTCCGGAGACCGCGGTGAACTCGCCGCACTCACCGCCGAATTGACCGAACGCAAGGTGGCGGCACGGCCGCTCGCGGTCTCCCACGCCTTCCACTCGCCGCTGATGGTGCCGGTCGTCGAGGAGTTCCGCCGCGCCTGCGCGGACGCCGCCGACCGGCGCCCGAACCTCCCGGTCTTCTCGACCGTGTACGGCCGGGAACTGGCCGACGAGGAAACCCTGGACGCCGACTACTGGGCGGCACAGATCACCGCGCCGGTGCGGTTCGCCGAGGCCGCGCTCGCGCTGCTCGCCACCGACGTCACCCATGTGGTGGAGATCGGCCCGGCCGCGGTGCTCACCCCGCTGCTGTCCCGGCTGCGGACGGAGGCCGGCTCCCCGGTGAGCCTGCACACCGCGCATCCCGGCGAGCGCGCCCCCGGACACCGGCCCCAGCAGTTGTTCGGCGAGCTGTGGTGTGCGGGCCTCACCCCCGGCTGGGACGTGCTGTACCCCGAGTCCGACCGGCTGCCCCGACGGCTGCCGCCCTATCTGTTCGACGACTCATTCCGCGCCTGGCGCTCCGGCGCCGCCCCGACCCGTCCGGAACCGTCCGCGCCCCCCGTCCCCCCTGGCGCGGACTCCGCGGTACCGCCTCTCACGGACCGCGGGGAACCGTGTCCGCCGACCCCGGCGGGGGACGAGCCGGACCCCCTGGCCGCACTGGCACGCCTGCTGGTGTGCCGGGTCGGCGGACACGACCCGGACCTGGTGCACGACGACACCCGGCTCCACGAGGACCTGGGCTTCGACTCGATCCAGGCCGTGGAGCTGAAGGCCCGGATCGAGCACGAGCTGCCCCGGCTCGGCACGCTCCCGGTCGAGGAACTGCTGGAGAGCATGCGCACCGTCGGCGACCTCGTCCGGTATCTGCACAGCCGCGGCCTCGCCGGCACGGCCGTGACCCTGACCGCGGAAGGAACCGCCCGATGA
- a CDS encoding (2Fe-2S) ferredoxin domain-containing protein gives MPSTPRTTSLTRSACTLVVCRGCCCGNARKHPGTDHEGQLEVLRAAAAEHGVRIRTTDCLGPCDQANVIVVGPSAAGRRAGGRPTWIGFATDHDSTDEVVRWVAAGGPGVAKPPVTLELQFIDPPKDARVRSRR, from the coding sequence ATGCCTTCGACGCCCCGCACCACCTCCCTGACCCGGTCCGCCTGCACCCTCGTCGTCTGCCGCGGCTGCTGCTGCGGCAACGCCCGCAAGCACCCCGGCACCGATCACGAGGGGCAACTGGAGGTCCTGCGCGCCGCGGCCGCCGAGCACGGCGTCCGCATCCGTACGACCGACTGCCTGGGCCCCTGCGACCAGGCCAACGTCATTGTCGTGGGCCCCTCGGCCGCGGGGCGCCGCGCGGGCGGACGTCCCACCTGGATCGGCTTCGCCACGGACCACGACAGCACCGACGAGGTGGTGCGCTGGGTGGCGGCGGGCGGACCCGGGGTGGCAAAGCCGCCGGTGACGCTGGAGTTGCAGTTCATCGACCCGCCGAAGGACGCCCGGGTGCGCTCACGCCGCTGA
- a CDS encoding alpha/beta hydrolase family protein, producing the protein MKFLFDDPAFDYQALRAAGYADYGGAQLGEVVAVASRIPGGDTDAWRHAWTSLAERVHGLAVTARGEGRTDSARAALLRAHNYYRTAEFFERDDPRGAEALRLMRLSRETFADAAELMERPPQFIRIPYEDTSLPAYLYRVDDSDLPRPTIIHHGGLDSTVEEGYFFVAAAALAHGWNCLCFEGPGQGSVIRDQGLVFRPDWERVVTPVVDHVLTLPGVDPDRLALVGTSLGGLLAVRAAAYEHRLAGCVAHDAVWQLGDVVALPPFVLEWVDQGHDDFANPVMWGIAAQQTFTRWLLRHALWTFGTDTPAGLLRRLPEFDLSEVIERVCCPVLAMDAEEDMFFAGLEHAKKVYTGLNSPKTLQVFTADEGGGAHCHSGAMRLFHDRLFAWLTKTLGPGQPAGV; encoded by the coding sequence ATGAAATTCCTCTTCGACGACCCCGCCTTCGACTACCAGGCACTGCGCGCCGCCGGCTACGCCGACTACGGTGGCGCGCAGCTCGGCGAGGTCGTCGCGGTCGCTTCCCGGATCCCCGGCGGAGACACCGACGCCTGGCGGCACGCCTGGACCTCGCTCGCCGAACGCGTCCACGGCCTGGCCGTCACGGCACGCGGCGAGGGCCGCACCGACTCCGCCCGCGCCGCCCTGCTGCGGGCGCACAACTACTACCGGACCGCCGAGTTCTTCGAACGCGACGACCCGCGCGGCGCGGAGGCGCTGCGGCTGATGCGGCTGTCCCGGGAGACCTTCGCCGACGCCGCCGAACTCATGGAGCGCCCACCGCAGTTCATCCGCATTCCCTACGAGGACACCTCACTGCCCGCCTACCTGTACCGGGTCGACGACTCCGACCTGCCCCGGCCGACGATCATCCACCACGGCGGGCTGGACTCCACGGTCGAGGAAGGCTACTTCTTCGTGGCCGCCGCGGCCCTCGCCCACGGCTGGAACTGCCTCTGCTTCGAAGGGCCCGGACAGGGCTCCGTGATCCGCGACCAGGGTCTGGTCTTCCGGCCCGACTGGGAGCGGGTCGTCACCCCGGTCGTGGACCACGTCCTGACCCTGCCCGGCGTCGACCCCGACCGCCTGGCGCTGGTCGGCACCAGCCTCGGCGGCCTGCTCGCGGTGCGGGCGGCGGCCTACGAGCACCGGCTGGCCGGCTGCGTCGCCCATGACGCGGTCTGGCAACTGGGCGATGTCGTCGCCCTGCCGCCGTTCGTGCTGGAGTGGGTCGACCAGGGACACGACGACTTCGCCAATCCGGTCATGTGGGGGATCGCCGCCCAGCAGACCTTCACCCGCTGGCTGCTGCGCCACGCGCTGTGGACCTTCGGCACCGACACCCCGGCCGGACTGCTGCGCCGGCTGCCCGAGTTCGACCTGTCGGAGGTGATCGAGCGGGTGTGCTGTCCCGTGCTCGCCATGGACGCGGAAGAGGACATGTTCTTCGCCGGACTGGAACACGCCAAGAAGGTCTACACCGGCCTGAACTCGCCCAAGACGCTCCAGGTGTTCACCGCGGACGAAGGCGGCGGGGCGCACTGTCACTCGGGCGCCATGCGGCTCTTCCACGACCGGCTGTTCGCATGGCTGACCAAAACCCTCGGGCCCGGACAGCCGGCCGGAGTCTGA
- a CDS encoding 4'-phosphopantetheinyl transferase family protein, with amino-acid sequence MGEADVPGVGAAAGPFPVGPLPPGGHAVCLGRLDEWARGASAGEPVVRARSSGSRLLLRHAVAAADGTPPHHVVLDQDGHGRPVLRAPAGLDVSISHTADVLVVGVARGRRIGVDVEARDRPLLAPGLAEKFCHPEELAELRELPPAERNALLVRLWTLKEAYTKALGVGLAHDFARLRPRPVIGGGWWLEPSAPGWRLRCDPVMDGFIVARALGPDGL; translated from the coding sequence GTGGGCGAAGCGGACGTACCCGGTGTTGGGGCCGCGGCGGGACCGTTCCCGGTCGGTCCGCTGCCTCCTGGCGGGCATGCCGTCTGCCTCGGGCGGCTGGACGAGTGGGCCCGGGGTGCGTCCGCGGGCGAACCCGTCGTCCGGGCCCGGTCGTCGGGATCCCGGCTGCTGCTGCGCCATGCGGTGGCCGCGGCCGACGGCACACCACCGCACCACGTGGTCCTGGACCAGGACGGCCATGGACGGCCGGTCCTGCGCGCCCCCGCGGGGCTGGACGTGAGCATCAGCCATACGGCCGACGTGCTCGTCGTCGGCGTGGCGCGCGGCCGGCGCATCGGCGTGGACGTGGAGGCGCGGGACCGCCCGCTGCTGGCGCCCGGGCTCGCCGAGAAGTTCTGCCACCCGGAGGAACTGGCCGAGCTGCGCGAACTGCCGCCCGCCGAACGCAATGCGCTGCTGGTGCGGCTGTGGACGCTCAAGGAGGCGTACACGAAGGCGCTCGGCGTCGGTCTCGCGCACGACTTCGCACGCCTGCGCCCCCGGCCCGTCATCGGGGGCGGCTGGTGGCTGGAACCCTCCGCCCCGGGCTGGCGGCTGCGGTGCGATCCGGTCATGGACGGCTTCATCGTCGCCCGCGCACTGGGACCTGACGGTCTGTGA
- a CDS encoding fatty acyl-AMP ligase encodes MPHQLQFRTMTDAVRTGVDRHPERPAFVYLHEDGPHMRPEQLSYAELDRRARLVATRLQHASRKDRSRPVLLLYPPTLDFVTAFLGCFYAGRTAIPAPLPDEPGERLARVHGILRDADVGAVLTLPEYRQGISAWLAASGERDVLCLATGGDAETADPDLWTPPRVTESDVAFLQYSSGSTSEPKGIMVTHANLAANEEAIRGAMVTPDGVVAGSWLPLYHDMGLIGMTLHPLWVGGTSVQMSPIAFIKQPHRWLRMIHDYRVEGTASPNFGYELCTRRVTEEQSADLDLSSLRVALNGAEPVRAETLRAFVGRFAGNGLRPQAILPCYGLAENTLLVSSGDTEAAHVELTVDAHALEQDELRPARTDRPARTLVGCGRPKDTEVLIVDPVTLRVLPGGQVGEIWLRGRSVATGYWNREELTAESFRAVTADGRAGFFRTGDLGALLDEELYVTGRIKEMLIQHGRNLYPQDIEQAVQESGEAFRRGGGAVFTVTDETSERAHVVVVQELRADATEESEPAQLGASVQSLLSRRFQLPAVSVVLVRPGVIRKTTSGKTQRTLMRRLFLDGVLPVLHQRLQPPVAALVTTAGETPEPAVTRR; translated from the coding sequence GTGCCACACCAGCTTCAGTTCCGGACGATGACGGACGCCGTACGCACCGGCGTGGACCGCCATCCGGAGCGGCCCGCGTTCGTCTACCTGCACGAGGACGGCCCGCACATGCGGCCCGAGCAGCTCAGCTACGCCGAACTGGACCGCCGGGCCCGCCTGGTGGCCACCCGGCTGCAGCACGCGTCCCGGAAGGACCGCTCGCGTCCGGTACTGCTGCTCTACCCGCCGACCCTGGACTTCGTCACGGCCTTCCTGGGCTGCTTCTACGCGGGGCGCACGGCGATCCCCGCACCGCTGCCCGACGAACCGGGCGAACGGCTGGCCCGCGTCCACGGCATCCTGCGGGACGCCGATGTGGGAGCGGTGCTGACGCTCCCGGAGTACCGGCAGGGCATCAGCGCCTGGCTGGCCGCCTCGGGAGAGCGGGATGTGCTGTGCCTGGCGACCGGCGGGGACGCCGAGACGGCCGACCCCGACCTGTGGACCCCGCCCCGCGTCACCGAGTCGGACGTGGCCTTCCTCCAGTACAGCTCCGGCTCCACCAGCGAGCCGAAGGGCATCATGGTCACGCACGCCAACCTCGCCGCCAACGAGGAGGCCATCCGCGGCGCCATGGTGACCCCGGACGGCGTCGTGGCGGGCAGCTGGCTGCCCCTCTACCACGACATGGGGCTCATCGGCATGACCCTGCACCCGCTGTGGGTGGGCGGCACCAGCGTGCAGATGTCGCCGATCGCCTTCATCAAGCAACCGCACCGCTGGCTGCGCATGATCCACGACTACCGGGTCGAAGGCACCGCCTCCCCCAACTTCGGCTACGAGCTGTGCACCCGCCGCGTCACCGAGGAGCAGTCCGCGGACCTGGACCTGTCCAGCCTGCGGGTGGCCCTCAACGGGGCCGAGCCGGTGCGCGCCGAGACCTTGCGCGCCTTCGTCGGCCGCTTCGCGGGCAACGGGCTGCGCCCGCAGGCGATCCTGCCCTGTTACGGCCTGGCGGAGAACACCCTGCTGGTCTCCAGCGGGGACACCGAGGCCGCCCACGTCGAACTCACCGTGGACGCCCACGCCCTGGAGCAGGACGAGCTGCGGCCCGCCCGCACCGACCGGCCCGCCCGCACCCTGGTCGGCTGCGGCCGGCCGAAGGACACCGAAGTGCTGATCGTGGACCCGGTGACCCTGCGGGTGCTGCCCGGCGGCCAGGTCGGCGAGATCTGGCTGCGCGGCCGGTCGGTGGCCACGGGCTACTGGAACCGCGAGGAACTCACCGCCGAGTCGTTCCGGGCGGTGACCGCGGACGGCCGCGCGGGCTTCTTCCGCACCGGCGACCTCGGGGCCCTGCTCGACGAGGAGCTCTATGTCACCGGGCGGATCAAGGAGATGCTGATCCAGCACGGCCGCAACCTCTACCCGCAGGACATCGAGCAGGCCGTACAGGAGTCCGGGGAGGCGTTCCGGCGCGGCGGGGGCGCGGTGTTCACCGTCACCGACGAGACGTCCGAGCGCGCGCACGTCGTCGTGGTGCAGGAACTGCGGGCCGACGCCACCGAGGAGAGCGAGCCGGCCCAGCTCGGCGCCTCCGTGCAGTCCCTGCTCAGCCGTCGGTTCCAGTTGCCCGCCGTGAGCGTGGTGCTGGTGCGGCCCGGCGTCATCCGCAAGACCACCAGCGGCAAGACGCAGCGCACCCTCATGCGGCGGCTCTTCCTCGACGGCGTCCTGCCGGTGCTGCACCAGCGGCTCCAGCCCCCGGTCGCCGCCCTGGTCACCACCGCGGGCGAGACACCGGAGCCCGCCGTCACCCGCCGTTGA
- a CDS encoding AfsR/SARP family transcriptional regulator encodes MALSSVQADQPLRYDLLGRLRVTRGGADLTPEPPKLAKLLSLLLIRAGEPVAGEKLVADLWEQDPPRCAVASLRVYISQLRKILSTPRGISPIVTTAPGYILDTSGAVTDLHEFEMLYGRGRERYGAADFHHAAELLRRALSLWRGPVLEGIPGSLVIDSFTTVQDEKRLNCTELWMESALALGCHHEMIEELRGLVLQHPLREPFHHQLMVALYRANRQGDALAVYRSARRVLREELGVEPGPSLRLAHEAILRADPARLEAAGVIPALH; translated from the coding sequence GTGGCCCTGTCCTCTGTACAGGCTGACCAGCCACTGCGCTACGACCTGCTCGGGCGCCTGCGGGTGACCCGGGGCGGCGCCGACCTGACGCCCGAGCCGCCCAAGCTCGCCAAACTGCTCTCCTTGCTCCTGATCAGGGCTGGTGAGCCGGTGGCCGGTGAGAAGCTCGTGGCGGATCTGTGGGAGCAGGATCCGCCACGCTGCGCGGTGGCCAGCCTGCGCGTGTACATATCACAACTGCGGAAAATTCTGAGCACGCCGCGAGGAATATCACCCATCGTCACGACGGCTCCCGGATATATTCTGGACACGAGCGGGGCGGTGACGGATCTCCATGAATTCGAGATGCTCTACGGTCGTGGCCGGGAACGGTATGGGGCGGCTGATTTCCACCATGCCGCCGAACTTCTCCGCCGGGCGCTGTCGCTGTGGCGGGGGCCGGTACTGGAGGGCATTCCCGGATCGCTGGTCATCGATTCGTTCACCACGGTCCAGGACGAGAAACGGCTGAATTGCACCGAACTGTGGATGGAGTCGGCGCTGGCGCTCGGCTGCCATCACGAGATGATCGAGGAACTGCGCGGCCTGGTCCTCCAGCATCCGCTGCGGGAGCCCTTCCACCACCAGCTGATGGTCGCCCTGTACCGGGCGAACCGCCAGGGCGACGCACTGGCGGTGTACCGCAGTGCCCGCCGGGTGCTCAGAGAGGAACTGGGAGTCGAGCCCGGACCGTCCCTACGCCTCGCCCACGAGGCGATCCTGCGAGCGGATCCGGCCCGCTTGGAGGCTGCCGGGGTCATTCCCGCGCTGCACTGA